The Nocardia vinacea genome contains the following window.
TCGATGCCGCCGCCGAGGACCCGCCACATGTCCTCCTGACGCCACATCACGCCTTTGGGCATGCCGGTGGTACCGCCGGTGTACATCATGAACAGGTCGTCGGCGCTGCGCTCGATCTCGCGACGCGCGGGCGATCCGGCTCCGAGGGCCGCCTCGTAGCTTCCGGCCGTACTGTCGAGGTGTTCGCTGCACAGATCGTCGTCCGCCACGATGGCGTGGCGCACGCAGGGTATGCGTGAGAGTGCCAGTGCCACAGCAGGTTCGTAACTGCGGTGGTATACCAGGACTTCGATGTCGGCGTTGTCGTAGAGGTAGCACAGCTCCTCGACGCCGTAACGGTAGTTGACATTGATCGGGACCGCCCGGAGCTTGAAGCAGGCGAGGAGGGTCTCCATGGTCTCGATGCTGTTGTGCATCTGGAAACCTATATGGGACCCGGTGCTTACGCCGATCGAAGCGAGGTGATCGGCCAGCCGATTGGCCCGGGTGTCGAGTTCGGCGAAGGTGATGCTCCGGCCGCCGTGGATCAGAGCGATGCGGTCGGGCATCGCGTCGACGGAATGTTCGAATAGGTCAGCGAAGTTGCACGCCATGGGAATTCGTCTCTCAGTGGTGCTCAGACCACGGTCAAGGGCAGCGGGATGCCGCGGTCGGCGAAGCGGAAGTCGGCGCCAGTACTGAACCGGGTGATCGCGACTTCACCGGCTTCGGCGAAGGGCTTGTCGGCTCGGAGAAAACAAATCGCCAGCTCCTCGTCGGTGTCGCCGACGACATGGGCCGCGTAGTGGGGGTTGACCCCGCGCGCCATGGCCTCCAACGGCGCGAGGTGCGCCGCGTCGATTACCGACGGCCACACCTGGTCGTGAATGGCTGCACTGTGTTTCGGAAGCCGCAGGCGGACTCCGATCTCGCTCAGATCGATGCGTGCTCCGGTGTAGCGCAACGGATTCCACGCCGGATGCAGTCCCAGCACCCGGGCCAGCGCCGAATTGTCGTCACCGAGACCGAGTGCGTCGCGGATGCGCTCGGAGGTGAGGCCCGCGATGCCGGTGAACTGTTTGCGCACGATGTCGGCCACCGCGTCGGTGCGGCTGCCGACCGCGATGCGGAAACCCAATGTCAGCAGATGATGCTGCAGGCATACTTCGTCGGCCATGCGGATCAGGGCGGAGCGGGAGAAGTCCGCGAACCGCAGGTCGCTGAGCAGCGGGCCGGAGTAGTCGGCGCGGCCCGGATCGGCGGGCTCTATCGGGTCGAGATGCACTCGGGCCGCGTGGGAATCGGCGACCTTGTCGGCATTGGGCGGGATCGGCGGTGGGACGTGTGCGGGATCGATGGTGACCGTCCACGCGCAGACCGGATGCCGGTCGGCCGGCACCCGGGGCGGGCGATGGATCGGCCGCACCTGCGCATGCGGATTGGTCGCGAGCGCGGTGGCATCGAAGGTGGGGTCCTCGATGTCGTGACACATCGATCGCACGTAGGTCTCGCCCATGGGTTCCACGTCGGCCAGCGCACCGCAGTGGTCGAGCCAGAACTCGCCGTGATCGTGGTCGTCGACCCGGAAGCGGAAGTCCATGAATTGTGGCGGCGCGCCGACCTCCAGTTGCATCCCTTTGAAGATCGTCTCGACGCTGTCGCCGGTGAACCCGAATGCGCGCTGCATGCGCCGGGTGTAGACGGGGCTTGCCACTTGCCATTCCTCGATCGCGATGGCAGTCATGCCCTCTCGGCCGAAGGCGGCGATGCTGTGCGCCATCCCGGATCGGTCGATCAGGTGGCCGCTCAGCAGGAGTTCGGGGACCAGAACCGCCAGTTCGGCTCGCGTCAGGTCCGCGAAACCGCTGGCGCGCTCGGACTTCGCACTCACCACAGCGGCACCGGCGCTTCGCCGATCGTGTACCAGCCGGGCAGCTTCTCACCCGAGGTGGCACGTTCGATGCGCTTCTGCATGCCGTCCGACAGCGCGTTGTCGGTGATCATGTCGAGGAACAGTGCGCTGACGTTGCCGAAGTCGAAGAAGTCGCGCTGCCACGACCATTGGAAGTTGCCGCCGTAGCGGAACCAGCTGCCGCCGATGCCTTCCGGCGAGTAGTTGCGGCCGTCGGGTCGCTTCTTATCGCTGACCTGCTTCCACAGGCCGATGAGGTTGCCGCTGCGCTCGTCGATGACCCAATCCTGGTAGGGATAGGTCCAGCCCTCGAGCCCGTCCATCTCCAATCCGATTGCGATGTCGCGGATCTCGTCGCGTCCGACGGCCATGAACTCCTGTTTGGGGCCGTAGTTCCAGCCGTAGGTGGCGTCTTCGGTGTAGTACTCCGCGAGGGGCCGCCAGTCACCCTCGGCTTCGCATTCCCGGTTGGCCTGCAGCCAGCGGCGCACCATCTCGTCGAGTTCGGCGCGGTCGAAATCGGCCATGGCAGGGATCCTTTCGGTTCTCGGTCGGTGGTCAGTCGTCGCCGTCGGTGATCGACAGCGCTTGGGTGGGGCAGTAGCGGACGGCTTCTGCGACGGCGGCACGGGCAGCGGGACCCGGATTCGGGTCGAGGATTTCGACCTTGCCGTGCTTGGGCACGGTGAAGACCTCCGGCGCCTCGGCATGGCACACGGCGTGGCCTTGGCACAGATCCAGATCGACGGTGATCTTCATGAGCGGCTCCCTGCGTCGCCGGAGAGCACCCGGGCCTCGGGCTGGACTTCGGTGAGCTGAATATGGGCGCCGCGCGGTGCGGAGACGACCGCGACGATGGAGGTGGCCAGATGGGCGGCGCGCAGCATTTCGGGATGCCGCGCGAAACCCCACTTCGACCAGTCCTCGAGCACCGGGCCGATGATCTCCGAGGTGGTGTCCATGCCCATGCCGGTGAGAGTCGGGCCGGGCCGCACGAGCGAGGCCCGAATGCCGGTGCCTTCCAACTCCATCCACATCTGCCGGGCCATGACCTCGACCGCGGTCTTGGCGGCGGGGTAGGCCCCCATGCGCGGGCGGGGGTTGTTCGCGGTGTCGGAACTGATGATCACGAAATCGCCGCGCTGTCTGGCGATCATGCCGGGGATGACGCGGTTGGCCAGCCGTTGCACGCCGATCAGGTGAACGTTGATCTGTTGCAGGAAGTGCTCGGGACTCATCTCGTGCACCAGGGAGAACGACAGGTCGCCGGCTCCGGACACCACTATCTCGGCCGGGCCCAGCGCGGCCTCGGCGGCGGTGACGAAGGCGTCGACCGATGCGGTGTCGCCGACGTCGAGGTAGTGCGCGAACGCTTCACCGCCGTTGCTCGTGATCTTCGCGGCGAAGGCCTCGCACTGCTCGATGCGACGGGCGCCCAGAGCCACCGGAAAGCCGAGTTCGGCCAGCGCTTCGGCAGTGGCCGCGCCGATGCCGGAGGAGGCCCCGGCGATCAAGGCGGGCCGGCGGTCGGGGTGGGGTTCGAACCCGGGCATTACCGGACCTCCACGGTGATGGGAAGTTTGGCGAATCCGCGGACGTTCGTCGAGTGCACGCGTTCGATGCCGGCCTCGACGAGGTCGTAACCGCGGACGCGAGAGGCGAATTCGCGCAGGGCGATCGTGGTCTCCAAGCGAGCCAGGTGAGCGCCGAGGCAGAAGTGCACTCCCGCACCGAAACTGGCGAGGTTGCCTTTGTCGGGACGGTCGATCCGATAGGAGTCGCCGTCTTCGAACACCTCCGAGTCACGGTTGGCCGAGCCGATAAGCAGCAGTACCTTCGAACCGGCCGGAATCGTCAAGCCGTGCATGTCGATATCGGTCGCGGCGCTACGCGCCACGATCTGGCTCGAGGTGTCATAGCGCAGTGTCTCCTCGACCCAGTCCGGCACCAGGTCGGGGTCGGCGAAAACCTTGGCGTATTCGCCCGGGTTGCGTGCCGACCAGTACAGGGCGTTGCCGAGCAGTTTGGTGGTGGTTTCGTTCCCGGCGACCACCATCAGGAACATGAATCCGATGATCTCTTCGTCGCTGAGTCGATCGCCGTCGATCTCGGCGTGCAGCAGTGCGGAGGTGAGATCCTCGGTTGGCGTGCGCCGCCGTTCGGCGACCATGTCGCTGTAGTAGCCGAGCAGTTTCAGCGCGGCTTCGATGGCCGCGACCGGCACATCGAGCACGCCCTCCTCGCGGTGGACGACCAGATCGGCGAGCCGGCGTACCTCGGCGCGATCGGTTTCCGGCACGCCCATGAGCTCGGAGATGACGTCCATGGGCAGCTTCCCGGCGAAATCCTCGATCCAATCGAAGGTTCCGCGCGCCAACGCCGGTTCCAGGTGCTCGAGGGTCAATTCGTGTATCCGGCTGTCCATTTCGGTCACCCGGCGCGGCGTGAAGCCCTTGTAGACCAGCCGCCGCATGCGCACGTGCCGCGGATCGTCCATGGCGAGAAAGGACATCGTCCTGTGCGCGTGCGGGCCCCAGGCGGCGGGATCCAGCGACACACCATTGGCGCTGGAGAGCCGCACGTTGTCCCGGAAGGCAGCGATGACGTCGGAGTGCCGCGACAATGCCCAGAAGTTCAGCTCCGGATTGTGGTACAGCGGGGCGTCGGTGCGCAGGCGCTCGTAGGTCGGGTACGGATCGTCGTGGAACCGATAGTCGTAAGGGTCGAACGTGAACGGCTCCAGTGCGGCCGAAGTCATTACACCCCTCTCCAGGAAGACACATAGCTGGACATGTGTCTGGACGGTATCACCGACAGGAGTTCATCACAAAGGTCAACTCCGGATATCGTCAGGATCCAGCGTGACCGAGGGTGTTCGCCACCGTGGTGACGGAGGTTGTCGCCGGGCGTTGCCCTTGCGCCCGGTCAAGTCTCCGAACTATATTCCGAACACCTGTCCAGACATGTATCGGAGCTTGCATCATGAACGGCCTCGTCCCTCCTGAGGGCACGCCCCTGCTGATCGGCGGCAAGCTGGTCCCCGGCGGCTCGGGCGTCTTCGCGACGATCAATCCCGCGACCGAGGAAGTGCTCGGCCACGCTGCCAACGCCTCGGCCGAGGATATGAACGCGGCCGTCGGCGCGGCACAGACCGCCTTCGCCGAGACCGATTGGTCCCGTGATCCCGCCTTCCGTGCGCACTGCCTGCGTCAGTTGCGAGACATCATGCGCGATCACATCGAGGAGTTGCGCGCGATCACGGTCGCCGAGGTCGGCGCGCCCGTCATGCTCACCAGTGGCCCACAGCTGGAAGGACCGATCGGTGATCTGTCGTTCTCCGCCGACCTAGCCGAAACCTACTCGTGGGAAACCGATCTCGGCACCGCCGAGCAGATGGGCATCTCGAGCCGGCGCGTGGTCCGCCGCGAGGCGGTGGGCGTGGTCGGGGCCATCACGCCGTGGAACTTCCCGCATCAGATCAACCTGGCGAAGGTCGGGCCCGCACTGGCCGCCGGAAACACGGTGGTGCTCAAGCCCGCTCCGGACACACCCTGGTGTGCGGCGGCACTCGGCCCGCTCATTGCCGAGCACACCGACATCCCGGCGGGCGTGCTCAATATCGTCACCTCCGACGACCACACCCTGGGCGCGCGGCTGGTCGAGGATCCGCGGGTCGACATGATCACCTTCACCGGATCGACCCAGACGGGGCGATCGGTGATGGCGGGTGCGTCGGCCTCCCTCAAGCGCACGTTCCTAGAGCTCGGCGGCAAATCTGCCGCCATCGTTCTCGATGACGCCGACATCGCGGGCGCCGCGAGCTATACCGCGTTCTCGGTCGCCCTGCACGCCGGACAAGGCTGCGCGTTGACCACTCGCATGCTGGTGCCGCGCGCGGCCTACGACGAGGCGGTCGCCGCGGCGGCCAAAGCGCTGTCCGGCATCCGGGCCGACGATCCGACCAAGCCCGGAACCGTGTGCGGGCCTTTGATTTCCGCACGCCAGCGCGATCGGGTGGAGCGCTATCTCGACATCGCCCGCGCCGAGGGCGGGCGCATCGTGGTCGGGGGCGGCCGGCCGTCAGGCAAAGACCGGGGCTTCTTCATCGAGCCGACGCTCATCGCCGGGCTCGGCAACACCGCCACCGTCGCTCAGGAGGAAATCTTCGGTCCGGTGCTCGTGGTGATTCCGTACGACGGTGACGCCGATGCGATCCGGCTGGCCAACGAATCGCCCTACGGTCTTTCCGGTTCGGTGTGGGGCGCCGATTCCGAACGCGTCGACCGGGTGGTCTCGGGCGTGCGCACCGGGACGCTGAGTGTGAACGGCGGGCTCTGGTACCACGCCGACGCGCCGTTCGGCGGCTACAAGCAATCCGGCATCGGCCGGGAGATGGGCGTCGCGGGTTTCGAGGAATACCTCGAAACCAAGTTGATCGCCACCCCTGCCTGAACTCACCGACATCCAGCACAAGGAGCCGAACACACCATGGCACGTTTCACCGGTCGCACCGCGATCGTCACCGGCGCGGCACAGGGCATCGGCGCGGCGTACGCCAAAGCGCTTGCCGCGGGTCTGGCCAAGGTCGGCATCAATGGCCTCACCCAGCAACTCGCCACCGAGCTGGGTGGTTCGAAGATTCGCGTCA
Protein-coding sequences here:
- a CDS encoding nuclear transport factor 2 family protein; this encodes MADFDRAELDEMVRRWLQANRECEAEGDWRPLAEYYTEDATYGWNYGPKQEFMAVGRDEIRDIAIGLEMDGLEGWTYPYQDWVIDERSGNLIGLWKQVSDKKRPDGRNYSPEGIGGSWFRYGGNFQWSWQRDFFDFGNVSALFLDMITDNALSDGMQKRIERATSGEKLPGWYTIGEAPVPLW
- a CDS encoding ferredoxin; the protein is MKITVDLDLCQGHAVCHAEAPEVFTVPKHGKVEILDPNPGPAARAAVAEAVRYCPTQALSITDGDD
- a CDS encoding SDR family oxidoreductase yields the protein MPGFEPHPDRRPALIAGASSGIGAATAEALAELGFPVALGARRIEQCEAFAAKITSNGGEAFAHYLDVGDTASVDAFVTAAEAALGPAEIVVSGAGDLSFSLVHEMSPEHFLQQINVHLIGVQRLANRVIPGMIARQRGDFVIISSDTANNPRPRMGAYPAAKTAVEVMARQMWMELEGTGIRASLVRPGPTLTGMGMDTTSEIIGPVLEDWSKWGFARHPEMLRAAHLATSIVAVVSAPRGAHIQLTEVQPEARVLSGDAGSRS
- a CDS encoding cytochrome P450 — protein: MTSAALEPFTFDPYDYRFHDDPYPTYERLRTDAPLYHNPELNFWALSRHSDVIAAFRDNVRLSSANGVSLDPAAWGPHAHRTMSFLAMDDPRHVRMRRLVYKGFTPRRVTEMDSRIHELTLEHLEPALARGTFDWIEDFAGKLPMDVISELMGVPETDRAEVRRLADLVVHREEGVLDVPVAAIEAALKLLGYYSDMVAERRRTPTEDLTSALLHAEIDGDRLSDEEIIGFMFLMVVAGNETTTKLLGNALYWSARNPGEYAKVFADPDLVPDWVEETLRYDTSSQIVARSAATDIDMHGLTIPAGSKVLLLIGSANRDSEVFEDGDSYRIDRPDKGNLASFGAGVHFCLGAHLARLETTIALREFASRVRGYDLVEAGIERVHSTNVRGFAKLPITVEVR
- a CDS encoding aldehyde dehydrogenase, which produces MNGLVPPEGTPLLIGGKLVPGGSGVFATINPATEEVLGHAANASAEDMNAAVGAAQTAFAETDWSRDPAFRAHCLRQLRDIMRDHIEELRAITVAEVGAPVMLTSGPQLEGPIGDLSFSADLAETYSWETDLGTAEQMGISSRRVVRREAVGVVGAITPWNFPHQINLAKVGPALAAGNTVVLKPAPDTPWCAAALGPLIAEHTDIPAGVLNIVTSDDHTLGARLVEDPRVDMITFTGSTQTGRSVMAGASASLKRTFLELGGKSAAIVLDDADIAGAASYTAFSVALHAGQGCALTTRMLVPRAAYDEAVAAAAKALSGIRADDPTKPGTVCGPLISARQRDRVERYLDIARAEGGRIVVGGGRPSGKDRGFFIEPTLIAGLGNTATVAQEEIFGPVLVVIPYDGDADAIRLANESPYGLSGSVWGADSERVDRVVSGVRTGTLSVNGGLWYHADAPFGGYKQSGIGREMGVAGFEEYLETKLIATPA